The Hypanus sabinus isolate sHypSab1 chromosome 3, sHypSab1.hap1, whole genome shotgun sequence genome contains a region encoding:
- the LOC132391980 gene encoding homeobox protein not2-like has product MQTPVLTLGGLVCPAPCPCSPLRTDHNSKPTQRKTFTIDALLSAAEISPSSRERQAAPLCPLGTCVLATTVPGANRSPPSLYPALVYPRPLHAVYHGAPLLYRPGGCGTGQCPHEYPLPKASFPLKPKAAKVKRARTIFTHEQLARLEKEFARQQYMVGSERFLLASALRLNESQVKVWFQNRRIKWRKQSLEQQQAKLARLGTVGTQPRPSSPSSEPSSSPTPRPQHTDSHRPSPPSVEGSGHQPKQPPSLAISPLSP; this is encoded by the exons ATGCAGACTCCAGTTCTAACTCTGGGTGGGCTTGTGTGCCCAGCGCCCTGCCCCTGCTCTCCTCTCCGCACGGATCACAACTCCAAACCAACCCAGCGCAAGACTTTCACCATCGACGCACTACTGTCCGCCGCCGAGATCTCGCCCTCCTCCCGGGAGAGGCAGGCGGCTCCCCTCTGCCCGCTCGGAACGTGCGTCCTGGCTACTACCGTGCCCGGGGCTAATCGGAGCCCGCCGTCTCTCTACCCGGCTCTGGTGTATCCCCGCCCGCTTCACGCCGTCTACCACGGAGCTCCTCTGCTCTACCGCCCCGGCGGCTGCGGAACGGGACAGTGCCCGCACG AATATCCACTGCCCAAGGCGTCTTTCCCGCTcaaacccaaagctgccaaagtcAAGCGAGCGAGGACCATCTTCACCCACGAGCAACTCGCCCGGCTGGAGAAGGAGTTCGCCCGGCAGCAGTACATGGTGGGCTCAGAGCGGTTTCTGCTGGCGTCCGCCCTTCGTCTCAACGAGTCCCAG GTGAAAGTCTGGTTCCAGAACCGTAGGATCAAATGGAGGAAACAGAGCCTGGAGCAGCAGCAGGCCAAGCTGGCTCGGCTGGGCACGGTGGGTACTCAGCCCAGACCCAGCTCGCCGAGCAGCGAGCCCAGCTCCAGTCCGACACCCCGGCCGCAGCACACAGACTCCCACCGGCCCAGCCCACCGAGTGTCGAAGGCAGCGGGCACCAACCAAAGCAACCTCCCTCACTAGCCATTTCACCATTAAGCCCGTAG